The window CGGCTTGCAATGATAACGGCAGGCTTTCTTTATGGCGGATAAACGGATCACTGACGAAACCCGCATTGAGCAAAACAATGCCCAGGCGCACACGTTCCTCAGGTGAATACTGCACACCGGCATCCATCGCCCATGCGGAAGATGTGAATTCATCAATCGTGCTCCGAATATATTTGAATGTCCCGCCGACGGAAATGTGTTCATCCAACATGCGCGCATAAAAAACATGCCACGCCATATCGTTGGCATGAAATGATGACGTCGCAGCACCATTGGCATCATAACCTTCAAATTCACCGTATGTGAAATACGTTATTCCTACGCCTATATTACCACCCCAACGCGGCAACGGCTGGACATAACTTGCAAAACCTGAACCGAT is drawn from bacterium and contains these coding sequences:
- a CDS encoding PorV/PorQ family protein — protein: IGSGFASYVQPLPRWGGNIGVGITYFTYGEFEGYDANGAATSSFHANDMAWHVFYARMLDEHISVGGTFKYIRSTIDEFTSSAWAMDAGVQYSPEERVRLGIVLLNAGFVSDPFIRHKESLPLSLQAGVNYKLRNAPVTVNLTFTDIQNDLIKSPVVGAEWMLHESWSVRLGYSLQRDRELHAGSSDFLDRMAGASAGIGFKYDKYIVDYSFASWGIGTLNRFSIQYQF